The proteins below come from a single Mycolicibacterium sp. TY81 genomic window:
- a CDS encoding YhcG family protein: MTRKEGRHSNPRFLDMPVQSVTPDWYQELLDAVAHRVRAGRQRAVAAANQQLVATYWAVGKEILARQDAEGWGTRVIDRLSADLRERFPDAKGFSPRNLKYMRAFAAAWPGGPIVQAGLAQLPWYHHIALLDKLESSDLRLWYAQAALEEGWSRNVLVHHIDGRLHERAGQAITNFARTLPPTDSDLAQQATRDPYLFDFVGIADIRREHDLEHALTEHVEKFLLELGQGFAFVGRQVHLEIGDADFYADLIFYHLMLRCFVVIELKVGDFDPSYLGQLGMYMAAVDDLLRHRDDKPTIGLVLCKTKNNVVAEYALRGYTAPIGVAEWKTAITASLPAELETSLPTVEELEAELESGTYQGDAT; the protein is encoded by the coding sequence ATGACCCGCAAAGAAGGTCGCCACAGCAACCCGCGTTTTCTCGACATGCCTGTCCAGTCGGTTACCCCCGACTGGTACCAGGAACTCCTCGACGCTGTCGCGCACCGCGTGCGTGCCGGACGTCAGCGTGCGGTCGCAGCGGCCAACCAACAGTTGGTCGCCACATATTGGGCCGTCGGCAAGGAGATTCTTGCCCGCCAGGATGCGGAGGGCTGGGGGACCCGCGTCATTGACCGGCTGTCTGCGGATCTCCGTGAACGCTTTCCAGACGCCAAGGGATTCTCGCCCCGCAACCTGAAGTACATGCGGGCCTTCGCTGCGGCGTGGCCCGGTGGGCCAATTGTGCAAGCGGGGCTTGCACAATTGCCGTGGTACCACCACATCGCATTGCTGGATAAGCTGGAGAGTTCTGACCTGCGGTTATGGTACGCACAGGCGGCTCTCGAAGAGGGCTGGAGCCGGAACGTCTTGGTCCACCACATTGATGGTCGACTCCATGAGCGAGCCGGGCAGGCTATCACCAACTTCGCTCGAACTCTGCCGCCGACCGACTCAGACCTCGCCCAGCAGGCCACCCGCGACCCGTACCTCTTCGACTTCGTCGGTATCGCTGATATCCGGCGCGAGCACGACCTCGAACACGCATTGACTGAACACGTCGAGAAGTTCCTTCTCGAACTCGGTCAGGGATTCGCCTTCGTCGGCCGTCAGGTCCACCTCGAGATCGGCGACGCCGACTTCTACGCCGACCTGATCTTCTACCACTTGATGCTGCGCTGCTTCGTGGTGATCGAACTAAAGGTGGGCGACTTCGACCCCAGCTACCTCGGGCAGCTGGGTATGTACATGGCAGCGGTCGATGATCTGCTGCGCCACCGCGACGACAAACCCACGATCGGGCTCGTCCTCTGCAAGACCAAGAACAACGTCGTCGCCGAATACGCGCTGCGCGGATACACCGCGCCGATCGGTGTCGCCGAATGGAAGACCGCAATCACAGCGAGTCTGCCCGCCGAACTCGAAACCAGCCTGCCCACAGTCGAAGAGCTCGAGGCGGAGCTGGAAAGCGGTACCTACCAAGGAGATGCGACATGA
- a CDS encoding type I restriction endonuclease subunit R, translated as MTGFSEADWELVTLDTLGEHEWTVMTGAQIAPGTENGRESWADIVLPDRMLARMRELNPDVPGEYLDHARAAIIQPRSQEAIAENFRLHMYLVEGYRGISYIDPDGIEQNPTIRLVSHRPEENEFLAVQQVTIRTAEKHRRFDIVLYLNGMPVAIIELKQAGAEHADITAAHAQLQTYLREFPMAFRFAVLTVVSDGISARYGTPFTPLEHFAPWNVNDDGKLVKVGDLGVDENVPIELETLIDGLFNTERFLQLQRNFTAFDEDGDGLTKRIAKPHQYFAVTKAVGSTVQAAETNGKAGVVWHTQGSGKSMEMELYTHLVAQQAKLKNPTIVVVTDRKELDSQLYETFNRSRLLAESPVKVTKRAQLRDELSNRATGGIYFTTLQKFNLTAQERESGADHPLLTDRRNVVVIVDEAHRSHYDDLDGYARHIRDAMPNAVFIAFTGTPISGVDRDTRDVFGPDIDVYDLTRAVADKATVPVFFEPRLAKVGWSRDFSEDDLDHAVDEATLGLDDVERAQIEKSVAVINAIYGAPERLAKLAEDIVTHWEARSEAMRPFIESPGKALIVGATREICARLYDQIIRLRPDWHSDADSEGVIKVVYSGSRQDPEHIAAHVRREAQNKAIQQRLRDPADKLQIVIVKDMMLTGFDAPPLHTLYLDRPLKGALLMQTLARVNRTFRGKPSGLLVAYAPLVDNLAAALAEYTETDRKEQPVGRDIDEAVALTTALIGQLDELCGGYDWRTKVASGQASWLKTAVNLAGYLRAPSTPGNQTEPTLGDRFRTLSAQLARAWSLCAGNQTLDELRQTVKFYEQVRVVMGKFDAQQRQAEGKPIPEDIKRLLSVLVDESTAAGGIVDIYQAAGLDKPSLSDLTPEFEAKVRDSENPHLAIEALRALLTKELGAVTKNNLVRQRTFSDRVAELMRKYTNQQITAAEVIAKLVEMAKEVAAEGDRGKKFTPPLSHDELAFYDAVADNESAVEIQGEDVLAQIARELVAVMQRDTKTDWTVRDDVRAKLRSSIKRLLVKYKYPPDKQPAAIKQVIEQMEELAPQYAERARRSTEGERHG; from the coding sequence ATGACCGGGTTCAGCGAAGCCGATTGGGAGTTGGTCACCCTCGACACCCTCGGTGAGCACGAGTGGACCGTCATGACTGGAGCTCAGATCGCTCCCGGCACCGAGAACGGCCGGGAGTCCTGGGCCGACATCGTGCTGCCCGACCGCATGCTCGCCAGGATGCGCGAACTCAATCCCGATGTGCCGGGCGAGTACCTGGACCATGCCCGGGCAGCGATCATTCAGCCGCGGTCGCAGGAGGCCATCGCCGAAAACTTCAGATTGCACATGTATCTGGTGGAGGGTTACCGCGGTATCAGCTATATCGACCCTGACGGGATCGAGCAGAACCCCACCATCAGGCTGGTGAGTCACCGCCCTGAAGAGAATGAATTCCTTGCTGTGCAACAGGTTACGATCCGCACCGCGGAGAAGCATCGCCGCTTCGACATCGTGCTCTACCTCAACGGAATGCCCGTCGCCATCATCGAACTCAAGCAGGCGGGCGCCGAACATGCCGACATAACCGCCGCGCACGCCCAGTTGCAGACTTATCTACGGGAATTCCCGATGGCGTTCCGGTTCGCGGTGCTCACCGTCGTCAGTGACGGCATCTCCGCCCGTTACGGGACACCGTTCACCCCCCTGGAGCATTTCGCGCCGTGGAATGTCAACGATGATGGCAAGCTCGTCAAAGTCGGTGACCTGGGCGTTGACGAAAATGTCCCCATCGAACTCGAAACGCTCATCGATGGCTTGTTCAACACCGAGCGGTTCCTGCAACTGCAGCGCAACTTCACCGCCTTCGACGAGGACGGCGACGGCCTGACCAAGCGAATCGCCAAGCCGCACCAGTATTTTGCGGTGACCAAGGCGGTCGGGTCCACAGTGCAGGCCGCCGAGACCAACGGCAAGGCCGGCGTGGTCTGGCACACCCAGGGCTCCGGCAAGTCGATGGAGATGGAGCTCTACACCCACCTGGTCGCCCAGCAGGCGAAGCTCAAGAACCCGACCATCGTCGTCGTCACCGACCGCAAAGAACTCGACTCCCAGCTCTACGAGACGTTCAACCGGTCCCGGCTGCTTGCCGAGTCCCCGGTCAAGGTCACCAAGCGCGCACAGCTGCGCGACGAGCTGTCCAATCGCGCTACCGGCGGCATCTACTTCACCACACTGCAGAAGTTCAACCTCACTGCACAGGAACGTGAATCCGGTGCCGACCACCCGCTGCTGACAGACCGGCGCAATGTCGTCGTCATTGTGGACGAAGCGCACCGCAGCCATTACGACGACCTGGACGGCTATGCCCGGCACATCCGCGACGCCATGCCCAACGCAGTGTTCATCGCCTTCACGGGCACACCGATCTCCGGGGTGGATCGCGACACCCGCGACGTGTTCGGTCCCGATATCGATGTCTATGACCTGACCCGTGCGGTCGCTGACAAGGCAACGGTGCCAGTGTTTTTCGAGCCGCGGCTGGCCAAGGTCGGCTGGTCGAGGGATTTCAGTGAAGACGATCTCGATCACGCGGTCGACGAGGCGACTCTCGGCCTCGACGATGTCGAACGTGCCCAGATCGAGAAATCCGTCGCCGTCATCAACGCGATTTACGGCGCACCCGAGCGACTCGCCAAGCTGGCCGAAGACATTGTCACGCACTGGGAAGCTCGCTCAGAGGCGATGCGCCCCTTCATCGAATCTCCGGGCAAGGCCTTGATCGTCGGTGCTACCCGGGAGATTTGTGCCCGGCTCTACGACCAGATCATCCGTCTGCGGCCCGACTGGCACAGCGACGCGGACAGCGAGGGCGTCATTAAAGTCGTGTACTCCGGCTCCCGCCAGGATCCCGAGCACATCGCTGCACATGTGCGCCGAGAAGCCCAGAACAAGGCAATCCAACAGCGGCTGCGCGATCCGGCCGACAAGCTGCAGATCGTCATCGTCAAGGACATGATGCTCACGGGATTCGATGCACCGCCGTTGCACACGCTGTATCTGGACCGGCCGCTGAAGGGTGCACTGCTGATGCAGACTCTGGCCCGGGTCAATCGGACCTTCCGCGGCAAACCGTCGGGTCTGTTGGTTGCCTACGCCCCATTGGTCGACAACCTGGCCGCCGCGCTTGCCGAGTACACCGAGACCGACCGCAAAGAGCAGCCCGTCGGCAGGGACATCGACGAGGCTGTCGCGCTCACCACGGCACTGATCGGTCAGCTCGACGAGCTCTGCGGCGGATACGACTGGCGGACGAAAGTTGCCTCGGGCCAAGCTAGTTGGCTGAAGACAGCGGTAAACCTCGCTGGCTATTTGCGCGCACCCAGCACGCCCGGAAACCAGACGGAGCCCACACTCGGGGACCGGTTCCGAACGCTGTCCGCGCAGCTGGCGCGGGCGTGGTCACTGTGCGCCGGAAACCAGACCTTGGACGAGTTGCGGCAGACCGTCAAGTTCTACGAGCAGGTGCGGGTGGTGATGGGAAAGTTCGACGCCCAGCAGCGCCAGGCCGAAGGTAAGCCGATCCCCGAAGACATCAAGAGGCTGTTGTCGGTTCTTGTCGATGAGTCGACGGCCGCCGGTGGCATTGTCGACATCTATCAGGCGGCCGGCCTTGACAAACCCTCGCTGTCGGACCTCACGCCTGAGTTCGAAGCCAAGGTGCGTGATTCGGAGAATCCGCACCTGGCCATCGAGGCGTTGCGGGCCCTGCTGACCAAAGAACTGGGTGCCGTCACCAAGAACAACCTCGTGCGCCAGCGCACCTTCTCCGACCGGGTTGCCGAGCTGATGCGCAAGTACACCAACCAGCAGATCACGGCGGCCGAAGTGATCGCGAAGCTGGTCGAGATGGCCAAAGAGGTTGCCGCTGAGGGCGACCGCGGAAAGAAGTTCACACCGCCGCTGTCCCATGACGAGCTCGCGTTTTACGATGCGGTCGCCGACAACGAGTCGGCCGTCGAGATTCAAGGCGAGGACGTGCTGGCCCAGATCGCCCGCGAACTGGTGGCAGTGATGCAGCGTGACACCAAGACCGACTGGACGGTCCGCGATGACGTGCGGGCGAAGCTTCGGTCGTCGATCAAGCGGCTGCTGGTCAAGTACAAGTACCCGCCGGATAAACAGCCAGCGGCGATCAAGCAGGTGATTGAGCAGATGGAGGAGCTGGCGCCCCAGTACGCCGAGCGGGCGCGCCGATCGACAGAAGGGGAGAGGCATGGCTGA
- a CDS encoding plasmid pRiA4b ORF-3 family protein gives MSGGGVDLSMLQQLMADAGRDLFAGVFDEPTPEVGAVPERVRGFRVRVDLMYAKPPIWRRLVLPGDLVLDELHDVLQVAMGWQDGHLHKFGVGADRRTRVYFVTRFDLSEGDDGLVEDGVRLDQVVSGKGDRLFYDYDFGDGWEHVLVVEDVLDDPPSAPVCLAGKMACPPEDCGGLGGYEELAAWVRGGYDPRATPMGLGAQEMRDWLPRGWHPDRFSVTETNDALAASNMR, from the coding sequence GTGTCCGGGGGTGGTGTGGACCTGTCGATGCTGCAACAGCTGATGGCCGATGCTGGCCGGGATTTGTTCGCGGGAGTGTTCGATGAACCGACACCCGAGGTGGGAGCTGTGCCGGAGCGTGTGCGGGGTTTCCGGGTGCGGGTCGACCTGATGTACGCCAAGCCGCCGATCTGGCGTCGTCTGGTCCTGCCGGGTGACCTCGTGCTCGATGAGCTGCATGACGTGCTGCAGGTTGCGATGGGCTGGCAGGACGGTCATCTGCATAAGTTCGGTGTCGGGGCGGACCGGCGTACCCGTGTCTACTTCGTCACCAGATTTGATCTCAGCGAAGGCGACGACGGTCTCGTCGAGGACGGTGTGCGCCTGGATCAGGTGGTCTCCGGTAAGGGCGACCGGTTGTTCTATGACTACGACTTCGGCGACGGATGGGAGCACGTGCTGGTGGTCGAAGACGTTCTCGATGATCCACCTTCGGCTCCGGTGTGCCTGGCGGGCAAGATGGCCTGCCCGCCGGAGGATTGTGGTGGCTTGGGCGGCTATGAGGAATTGGCTGCGTGGGTTCGTGGCGGGTACGACCCGCGGGCAACACCGATGGGGCTGGGTGCGCAGGAGATGCGCGACTGGCTGCCCCGAGGCTGGCACCCCGATCGTTTCTCGGTGACCGAGACCAATGACGCTCTGGCCGCGTCGAATATGCGTTGA
- the dapA gene encoding 4-hydroxy-tetrahydrodipicolinate synthase, giving the protein MPVSTTGIDVSARVGTVLTAMVTPFGPDGSLDLAGAKKVAKYLVDKGCDGLVVSGTTGESPTTTDDEKVALLEAVLEEVGDRARIIAGAGSYDTAHSVHLAKACAAAGAHGLLVVTPYYSRPPQAGLLAHFTAVADATELPVILYDIPPRSSIPIEWDTIRTLARHPNIVAVKDAKGDLNGGAQMMAETGLAYYSGDDALNLPWLAMGATGFISVWGHVAAAELRALLSAFNSGDIATARKIHLGLSSLSNAQNRLGGVTMSKEGLRLLGIEVGDPRLPQVPASAEQLTALEADLRAASVLA; this is encoded by the coding sequence TTGCCCGTGAGCACCACCGGAATTGATGTCAGCGCACGTGTGGGCACCGTGCTGACTGCCATGGTGACGCCGTTCGGCCCGGACGGCTCGCTTGATCTGGCTGGTGCGAAGAAGGTAGCCAAGTATCTGGTCGACAAGGGGTGCGACGGCCTCGTCGTCTCCGGCACCACCGGCGAATCGCCGACCACCACCGACGACGAGAAGGTCGCCCTGCTCGAGGCGGTTCTCGAAGAAGTCGGCGACCGCGCCCGGATCATCGCCGGCGCCGGCAGCTACGACACCGCACACAGCGTCCACCTGGCGAAGGCCTGCGCCGCCGCCGGCGCGCACGGTCTGCTCGTCGTCACGCCGTATTACTCGCGGCCGCCGCAGGCCGGTCTGCTCGCGCACTTCACGGCCGTCGCCGATGCCACCGAGCTGCCGGTGATCCTCTACGACATCCCGCCGCGGTCGTCGATCCCGATCGAGTGGGACACCATTCGCACCTTGGCGCGGCACCCGAACATCGTCGCCGTCAAGGACGCCAAGGGCGATCTCAACGGTGGCGCGCAGATGATGGCCGAGACCGGATTGGCCTACTACTCGGGTGACGACGCGCTCAACCTGCCGTGGCTGGCGATGGGTGCCACCGGATTCATCAGCGTCTGGGGCCACGTGGCCGCTGCGGAGCTGCGCGCGCTGCTGTCGGCGTTCAACTCCGGTGACATCGCCACCGCCCGCAAGATTCACCTGGGGCTCAGCTCGTTGAGCAACGCGCAGAACCGGCTCGGCGGCGTCACCATGAGCAAGGAAGGGCTGCGGTTGTTGGGTATCGAGGTCGGTGACCCGCGATTGCCCCAGGTGCCCGCCAGTGCCGAACAGCTCACGGCGCTCGAAGCGGACCTCCGTGCGGCATCGGTGCTTGCGTGA
- a CDS encoding ribonuclease J, whose product MGACVTRPDFAPPGPLEPGGLRVTALGGISEIGRNMTVFEHLGRLLIIDCGVLFPTHDEPAVDLILPDIRHIEDRLADIEALVITHAHEDHIGAVPYLLKMRPDIPVVGSRFTLALVAAKCREHRLKPNMQIVAEGQRSTHGVFECEYFAVNHSIPDALAIAVHTGAGTVLHTGDIKLDQLPPDGRPTDLPGMSRLGEQGVDLFLCDSTNAEIPGVSPSESEVGPNLHRLIRGADGRVIVACFASNVDRVQQIIDAAVALGRKVSFVGRSMVRNMGIAKELGFLNVHDDDVVDIGAAELLPADRVVLITTGTQGEPMAALSRMSRGEHRSITLTAGDLIILSSSLIPGNEEAVYGVIDSLAKIGARVVTNQQVRVHVSGHAYAGELLFLYRGVRPRNVMPVHGTWRHLRANAKLAIRTGVPEENVVLAENGVSVDLINGQARIAGAVPVGKVFVDGLVLGDVGDATLGERLTLTSGFIAVTVVISRETGKPVAPVHLHSRGFSEDPKALEPGAEKAQTALETLVAEQVTDPARIVQAVRRAVGKWVGETYRRQPMIVPTVLEV is encoded by the coding sequence ATCGGTGCTTGCGTGACCAGACCCGACTTCGCACCGCCCGGCCCGTTGGAGCCGGGCGGTCTGCGTGTGACGGCCCTGGGCGGCATCAGCGAAATCGGCCGCAACATGACGGTTTTCGAGCATCTCGGCCGGCTGCTCATCATCGACTGCGGCGTGTTGTTCCCGACGCACGACGAGCCCGCCGTCGACCTGATCCTGCCGGACATCCGGCACATCGAGGACCGGCTGGCCGACATCGAGGCGCTGGTGATCACCCACGCGCACGAGGACCACATCGGCGCCGTTCCGTATCTGCTCAAGATGCGGCCGGACATCCCCGTGGTGGGCTCGCGGTTCACGCTGGCCCTGGTGGCCGCCAAGTGCCGTGAGCACCGGCTCAAGCCGAACATGCAGATCGTCGCCGAGGGGCAGCGCAGCACCCACGGGGTGTTCGAGTGCGAGTACTTCGCGGTCAACCACTCGATTCCCGACGCCCTCGCCATCGCCGTGCACACCGGTGCCGGCACCGTGCTGCACACCGGTGACATCAAGCTCGATCAGCTGCCGCCGGACGGCCGGCCCACCGACCTGCCCGGCATGTCCCGGCTCGGCGAACAGGGCGTCGACCTGTTCCTGTGCGACTCGACCAACGCCGAGATTCCCGGGGTCAGTCCGTCCGAGAGCGAGGTCGGACCGAACCTGCACCGGCTGATCCGCGGCGCGGACGGCCGCGTCATCGTGGCGTGCTTCGCCTCGAACGTCGACCGGGTTCAGCAGATCATCGACGCCGCCGTGGCGCTGGGTCGCAAGGTGTCCTTTGTCGGCCGCTCGATGGTCCGCAACATGGGGATCGCCAAGGAACTCGGCTTCCTCAACGTCCACGACGATGACGTCGTCGACATCGGCGCGGCCGAATTGCTGCCGGCCGACCGGGTCGTGCTCATCACCACGGGCACGCAGGGTGAGCCCATGGCGGCGTTGTCCCGGATGTCGCGCGGTGAGCACCGCAGCATCACGCTGACGGCCGGCGACCTGATCATCCTGTCCAGCTCGCTGATCCCCGGCAACGAGGAAGCCGTCTACGGCGTGATCGACTCGCTGGCCAAGATCGGCGCCCGCGTCGTGACCAATCAGCAAGTGCGCGTGCATGTTTCGGGCCACGCCTACGCCGGCGAGCTGCTGTTCCTGTACCGCGGGGTGCGGCCGCGCAACGTCATGCCGGTGCACGGCACCTGGCGGCACCTGCGCGCCAACGCCAAACTCGCGATCCGCACCGGCGTGCCGGAGGAGAACGTCGTCCTCGCCGAGAACGGCGTCAGCGTCGACCTGATCAATGGCCAGGCCCGGATCGCCGGCGCCGTGCCGGTCGGCAAGGTGTTCGTCGACGGTCTGGTGCTGGGTGACGTCGGTGACGCCACGCTGGGCGAAAGGCTCACGCTGACTTCGGGTTTCATCGCGGTCACCGTGGTGATCAGCCGCGAGACCGGCAAGCCGGTGGCCCCGGTGCACCTGCACTCGCGGGGCTTCTCCGAGGACCCCAAGGCTCTCGAGCCGGGCGCCGAGAAGGCGCAGACGGCACTGGAAACCCTTGTCGCCGAGCAGGTCACCGACCCCGCACGCATCGTCCAGGCGGTCCGTCGGGCCGTCGGCAAATGGGTCGGCGAGACCTACCGGCGCCAGCCGATGATCGTGCCGACCGTCCTCGAGGTCTAA
- a CDS encoding mycofactocin-coupled SDR family oxidoreductase, translating to MGELSGKVAFITGAARGQGRAHAVKLSSMGADIIAVDLCDQIASVPYPMATPDDLAATVKLVQDNGARIIAGQADVRDRDALKTALKAGVEELGGRLDIVIANAGIAPMAGEDAWQDVIDVNLTGVYNTLDVAMRPMVKAGNGGSIVLISSVAGLVGLASPMAGSVGYAAAKHGMVGLMRVYANLLASQNIRVNSIHPAGVDTPMIDNEFTRKWLSQLTSDSEAAKSAPNMTNALPVQVLEAEDIANTVAWLVSDAGRYITGVTLPVDAGFVNKR from the coding sequence ATGGGTGAGCTGAGCGGCAAGGTCGCCTTCATCACCGGCGCGGCGCGTGGCCAGGGCCGCGCGCACGCGGTGAAGCTGTCTTCGATGGGCGCCGACATCATCGCCGTCGACCTGTGCGACCAGATCGCGTCGGTCCCCTACCCCATGGCCACGCCCGACGATCTGGCCGCGACGGTGAAGCTGGTCCAGGACAACGGCGCCCGGATCATCGCCGGCCAGGCCGACGTCCGTGACCGCGATGCCCTCAAGACCGCGCTCAAGGCCGGCGTCGAGGAACTCGGCGGACGGCTGGACATCGTCATCGCCAACGCCGGGATCGCGCCGATGGCCGGTGAAGACGCCTGGCAGGACGTCATCGACGTCAACCTGACGGGCGTCTACAACACGCTGGACGTGGCGATGCGGCCGATGGTCAAGGCCGGCAACGGTGGATCGATCGTGCTGATCAGCTCGGTGGCCGGACTGGTCGGGCTGGCCTCACCGATGGCCGGGTCGGTGGGCTATGCCGCCGCCAAGCACGGCATGGTGGGACTGATGCGGGTTTACGCGAATCTGCTTGCGTCGCAGAACATCCGGGTCAACTCGATCCATCCGGCCGGGGTCGACACCCCGATGATCGACAACGAGTTCACCCGGAAGTGGTTGAGTCAGTTGACCTCCGACTCCGAAGCGGCCAAATCGGCGCCGAACATGACCAACGCGCTGCCCGTGCAGGTGCTCGAGGCCGAGGACATCGCCAACACCGTGGCGTGGCTGGTGTCGGACGCCGGGCGGTACATCACCGGCGTGACCCTGCCGGTGGACGCCGGCTTCGTCAACAAGCGCTGA
- a CDS encoding putative quinol monooxygenase: MPVVVVATMKAKPESVDLVRAACVEAVDAVHGEPGCELYSLHEADGGTFVFVEQWADADAIKTHSTAPAIGKLFGAIGEHLDGAPDIKMLAPVVAGDPAKGQLRGQ, from the coding sequence ATGCCCGTCGTTGTCGTCGCCACCATGAAAGCCAAGCCCGAGTCCGTCGACCTGGTCCGCGCCGCGTGCGTCGAGGCCGTCGACGCCGTGCACGGCGAACCGGGCTGTGAGCTCTACTCGCTGCACGAGGCCGACGGCGGCACCTTCGTGTTCGTCGAGCAGTGGGCCGACGCCGATGCCATCAAGACCCACAGCACCGCCCCGGCCATCGGCAAGCTGTTCGGCGCCATCGGCGAGCACCTCGACGGCGCGCCCGACATCAAGATGCTCGCGCCCGTGGTCGCCGGCGATCCGGCCAAGGGCCAGCTGCGGGGGCAGTAG